One Bartonella tribocorum CIP 105476 genomic window carries:
- a CDS encoding zinc-finger domain-containing protein gives MADHNIPHFQNDLGYKTIEIGVKEFMCVGATQPFDHPHIFIDMGAADEKICPYCSTLYRYVSSLSYDQTNPTGCLYHPDKSL, from the coding sequence ATGGCTGATCATAATATTCCCCATTTTCAAAATGATCTTGGATATAAAACAATCGAAATTGGTGTGAAAGAATTTATGTGCGTAGGCGCTACACAACCATTCGATCATCCTCATATCTTTATCGACATGGGAGCAGCCGATGAGAAAATCTGCCCTTATTGCTCAACCCTTTATCGTTATGTTTCCTCACTCTCGTACGACCAAACAAATCCCACAGGATGTTTATATCATCCAGATAAGTCACTATAA
- a CDS encoding FAD-binding protein — MKSFVEQSPIIVGGGIAGLSTALALAHKGIASTIIEKYQKLETIGAGIQLTPNATSILAHWNLLNKLTEVATIPHFLELKDGISLKIRLHAHLINLTEKHWKAPYITIHRAALQKVLYDAVIENPLIQYKAGETIVSSTQSVTSIDITTIKTDTVTKQLYSTPLLIGCDGVWSTLRQQSPFYEKANFSGFIAWRATTTCDNLPQNFYSSLHNMKTITAWMGPNNHLVIYPIQSSEKVVNFVAITHGKNPEEGWAHKGDKEKLKSLFKGWNSKILQIFDHIDEWKYWPLFHMKQNRFLGLDRQVFVGDCAHAALPFAAQGAAMAIEDAATLAEALSLKDLSLTKALSLYEKTRTPRIVEVKKRTNFNRLAYHATGPIAIARNLMMKIRTPESIMSSLNWLYRYDAINSIKNRDKNL, encoded by the coding sequence ATGAAATCATTTGTGGAGCAATCACCCATCATCGTTGGAGGAGGAATTGCGGGTTTAAGCACAGCTTTAGCGCTCGCTCATAAAGGAATTGCAAGCACCATTATCGAAAAGTATCAGAAACTTGAAACGATAGGTGCTGGCATTCAACTGACTCCAAATGCAACATCTATTCTCGCACACTGGAACCTTCTTAACAAACTCACTGAAGTCGCGACAATCCCACATTTTCTTGAGCTAAAAGATGGAATATCTTTAAAAATACGTCTACATGCTCATCTTATCAATCTCACAGAAAAACATTGGAAAGCCCCTTATATAACGATTCACCGCGCGGCTTTACAAAAAGTTTTATATGATGCAGTGATTGAAAATCCTCTGATTCAATACAAAGCAGGAGAAACGATTGTATCTTCTACCCAATCGGTAACCAGCATTGACATAACAACAATAAAAACAGATACAGTAACAAAACAACTTTATTCAACGCCTCTCCTGATCGGATGTGATGGCGTTTGGTCAACATTACGGCAACAATCTCCTTTTTATGAAAAAGCAAATTTTAGTGGCTTTATTGCTTGGCGTGCAACAACAACATGTGACAATCTTCCTCAAAACTTTTATTCTTCATTGCACAATATGAAAACAATCACAGCTTGGATGGGACCAAACAATCATCTTGTTATCTATCCCATTCAATCGTCAGAAAAAGTTGTAAATTTTGTCGCTATTACGCATGGAAAAAATCCCGAAGAAGGATGGGCCCATAAAGGAGATAAAGAAAAACTCAAATCTCTTTTTAAGGGTTGGAATTCAAAAATCTTACAAATCTTTGACCATATCGATGAATGGAAATATTGGCCACTCTTTCACATGAAACAAAATCGTTTTCTAGGCTTAGACAGACAAGTATTCGTTGGTGATTGTGCACATGCAGCTTTACCTTTTGCAGCGCAAGGTGCCGCTATGGCAATCGAAGATGCCGCCACGTTAGCAGAAGCACTTTCATTGAAAGATCTTTCATTAACCAAAGCTCTTTCGCTTTATGAAAAAACACGCACCCCCCGTATTGTAGAAGTAAAAAAACGCACGAATTTCAACAGATTAGCCTATCATGCAACAGGTCCCATAGCAATCGCCCGTAATCTTATGATGAAAATTCGTACACCTGAGAGCATTATGTCAAGTCTTAATTGGCTTTATAGGTATGATGCAATAAATTCAATAAAAAATCGTGATAAAAACTTATAA
- the dnaE gene encoding DNA polymerase III subunit alpha gives MQEYKNSLPRFIHLRVHSAYSLLEGALKIPQIIQQAISDQAPAIAITDTNNLFGALEFSQYCLSHGVQPIIGCQLAIDFCDENDHSRLVKGRHASDFCSIILFAASETGYAHLVRLVSRAYLDKCDTDPPHIKADWLSEHSEGIIALTGGKGGPINLALSEEKKERAVERLIYLKKIFSDRLYVELQRHGSYDRGVEAELIELAYAHEIPLVATNEAFFLKREGYEAHDALMAVSEGQIVSNPDRKRVTPDHYLKSQDEMVALFSDLPEALENSVEIALRCHIATPLRKPILPRFIEQSAHSENTLEAEDSELLNQAKAGLKMRLETIGLAEGYTIADYEQRLDYEVSVITRMQFSGYFLIVSDFIKWAKIHDIPVGPGRGSGAGSLVAYALTITDVDPLRFSLLFERFLNPDRVSMPDFDIDFCQERREEVIQYVQKKYGRDQVAQIITFGKLQARAVLRDVGRVLEVPYRQVDYLTKLIPATPGSQVELADAIKDEPKFEEEKKKDPVVGRALDIALQLEGLYRHASTHAAGIVIGDRPLWELVPMYRDPRSDMPVTQFNMKYVEQAGLVKFDFLGLKTLTVLKMAVDFVARQGDKIDLSNIPLNDEVTYAMMARGETVGVFQVESSGMRKALIGMKPDRIEDIIALVALYRPGPMENIPTYNARKHGEEEIASIHPKIDHLIKETQGVIVYQEQVMQIAQVLAGYSLGEADLLRRAMGKKIHAEMQKQRTRFVNGAVAGGVDKEQADIIFDLLAKFADYGFNKSHAAAYAIVSYQTAYMKANYPVEFLAASMTHDMTNTDKLNDFRREALRLGIEVIAPSIQTSHRVFEVGDHCIYYSLAAIKGVGETVVDHIVACRGNKIFKDLEDFCARVDLRIVNKRAMESLVCAGAFDCFNIAREILLANLGTIHARALRILDNNSSGQFDIFGMEGGLKEPLILSQTTPWLPAEKLYREFQAIGFYFSAHPLDEYQTILAKKRVQTWSHFANAVKGGATAARLAGTVVAKNVRKTKSGKKMGIIHFSDTSGQYEAILFSEALSDYEEMLEPGKSFIITVSAENRSEGASLRIETIQSLENEALQQHKMMRLFIKTVDMLPQIEQNLNLGGNGEVGLILIQEDGLREVEIALPKRYKVNSHVANAMKLIQGVVDVELS, from the coding sequence ATGCAAGAGTACAAAAATTCTCTTCCTCGCTTTATTCATTTGAGAGTGCATTCAGCTTATTCTTTGCTCGAAGGAGCTTTAAAAATTCCCCAAATTATTCAACAGGCGATTTCAGATCAGGCACCAGCGATTGCTATTACCGATACCAATAATTTATTTGGTGCTTTGGAATTTTCGCAGTATTGCCTTTCTCATGGGGTTCAACCCATTATTGGTTGTCAGCTTGCCATTGATTTTTGTGATGAAAATGATCATTCACGTTTGGTTAAAGGACGTCATGCTTCTGATTTCTGTTCTATTATTCTGTTTGCTGCTAGCGAAACCGGTTATGCTCATTTGGTTCGTCTTGTAAGCCGTGCTTATCTTGATAAATGTGATACTGATCCTCCTCATATTAAAGCTGATTGGTTATCAGAACACAGTGAAGGCATAATCGCTTTAACAGGCGGCAAGGGAGGACCTATTAATCTTGCCTTGTCAGAAGAAAAAAAAGAACGCGCTGTTGAACGCTTAATTTATTTAAAAAAAATTTTTTCTGATCGTCTTTATGTAGAATTACAACGGCATGGTTCTTATGACCGAGGAGTAGAAGCAGAGCTTATTGAATTGGCTTATGCACATGAAATTCCTCTTGTTGCAACGAATGAAGCATTTTTTCTGAAGAGAGAAGGGTATGAAGCGCATGATGCGTTAATGGCTGTTTCAGAAGGACAAATCGTCTCTAATCCAGATCGAAAAAGGGTGACGCCAGATCATTACTTGAAGTCACAAGATGAAATGGTTGCACTGTTTTCTGATCTTCCAGAAGCTTTAGAAAATAGTGTTGAAATTGCATTGCGTTGTCATATTGCCACGCCTCTTCGAAAACCGATATTGCCTCGTTTTATAGAACAATCTGCTCATTCAGAAAATACTTTAGAAGCAGAAGATAGTGAATTGTTAAATCAAGCTAAAGCTGGTTTGAAGATGCGGCTTGAAACAATTGGATTGGCTGAAGGGTATACGATTGCAGATTATGAGCAGCGGCTTGATTATGAGGTTTCAGTTATTACGCGTATGCAATTTTCTGGATATTTTCTTATCGTTTCAGATTTCATAAAATGGGCGAAGATTCATGATATTCCTGTTGGTCCAGGGCGGGGTTCTGGTGCGGGTTCACTTGTTGCTTATGCATTGACGATTACTGATGTTGATCCATTGCGTTTTTCTCTTCTTTTTGAACGTTTTCTCAATCCAGATCGTGTTTCGATGCCGGATTTTGATATCGACTTTTGTCAAGAGCGGCGTGAAGAAGTTATTCAATATGTTCAAAAAAAATATGGACGTGATCAAGTTGCTCAAATTATTACCTTTGGTAAGTTGCAGGCACGTGCCGTTTTGCGTGATGTGGGACGTGTTTTAGAAGTTCCCTATCGTCAGGTGGATTATCTTACAAAATTAATTCCTGCTACACCAGGAAGTCAGGTGGAATTAGCGGATGCTATTAAGGATGAGCCTAAATTTGAAGAGGAAAAGAAAAAAGATCCCGTCGTTGGACGCGCATTAGATATAGCACTTCAGTTGGAGGGACTTTATCGTCACGCTTCAACGCATGCCGCTGGGATTGTTATCGGAGATCGTCCGCTTTGGGAACTTGTCCCGATGTATCGTGATCCTCGTTCTGATATGCCTGTTACACAATTTAACATGAAATATGTTGAACAGGCAGGATTGGTAAAATTTGATTTTCTTGGATTAAAAACACTTACTGTTTTGAAAATGGCCGTTGATTTTGTTGCTAGACAAGGGGACAAAATCGATTTGTCAAATATCCCTCTGAATGATGAAGTAACCTACGCTATGATGGCACGTGGTGAAACGGTTGGTGTATTTCAGGTGGAAAGTTCTGGTATGCGCAAGGCGCTGATTGGAATGAAGCCAGACCGTATTGAAGATATTATTGCGCTGGTTGCGCTTTACCGTCCTGGTCCCATGGAGAATATTCCAACCTATAATGCACGCAAACACGGGGAAGAGGAAATTGCTTCTATTCATCCTAAAATAGATCATCTGATTAAAGAAACACAAGGTGTTATTGTGTATCAAGAACAGGTGATGCAGATTGCTCAGGTGCTTGCAGGTTATTCACTTGGGGAAGCCGATTTATTACGGCGCGCTATGGGGAAAAAAATTCATGCAGAAATGCAAAAACAGCGTACACGTTTTGTCAATGGCGCTGTTGCTGGTGGTGTTGATAAAGAGCAAGCTGATATTATCTTTGATCTTTTAGCAAAATTTGCCGATTACGGATTTAATAAATCGCATGCGGCTGCTTATGCAATTGTTTCTTATCAAACCGCTTATATGAAAGCCAATTATCCCGTTGAATTTTTAGCTGCTTCAATGACGCATGATATGACGAATACGGATAAGCTCAATGATTTTCGGCGTGAGGCATTAAGGCTGGGTATTGAGGTTATTGCACCTTCTATACAAACATCTCATCGTGTTTTTGAGGTTGGTGATCACTGTATTTATTATTCTCTTGCTGCCATAAAAGGTGTGGGAGAAACGGTTGTTGATCATATTGTCGCTTGTCGGGGGAATAAGATTTTTAAGGACCTGGAAGATTTTTGTGCACGTGTTGATCTTCGTATTGTTAATAAGCGTGCGATGGAAAGTTTAGTTTGTGCTGGCGCTTTTGATTGTTTTAATATTGCACGTGAGATTTTATTAGCAAATCTTGGAACTATTCATGCGCGGGCACTTCGTATTCTCGATAACAATTCTAGCGGACAGTTTGATATATTTGGAATGGAAGGCGGATTAAAAGAGCCATTGATTTTATCTCAAACGACTCCTTGGTTGCCGGCTGAGAAACTTTATCGAGAATTTCAGGCTATAGGTTTTTACTTTTCTGCTCATCCATTGGATGAGTATCAAACTATTCTTGCCAAAAAACGTGTTCAGACTTGGAGTCATTTTGCTAATGCCGTTAAAGGGGGGGCAACGGCTGCACGGCTTGCTGGAACCGTTGTGGCAAAAAATGTGCGCAAAACAAAATCTGGTAAAAAAATGGGAATTATTCATTTTTCTGATACAAGTGGACAGTATGAGGCTATTCTCTTTTCTGAGGCTCTTTCGGATTATGAGGAAATGCTAGAACCTGGAAAATCTTTTATTATTACGGTGAGCGCAGAAAATCGCTCTGAAGGGGCTAGTTTGCGAATTGAGACAATTCAGTCTTTGGAAAATGAAGCACTACAGCAGCATAAAATGATGCGTCTTTTTATAAAAACAGTTGATATGCTTCCACAAATTGAACAAAATTTAAATCTTGGGGGAAATGGAGAGGTTGGCCTTATTTTAATTCAAGAAGATGGCTTGCGAGAAGTCGAAATTGCACTTCCAAAGCGATATAAGGTCAATTCACATGTCGCAAATGCTATGAAATTAATTCAGGGTGTTGTTGATGTCGAATTGAGTTAA
- the recG gene encoding ATP-dependent DNA helicase RecG produces MPPSLLTPLFNSIRTLSGITPKVYGLLTKLLNVNPTQREATLIDLLQLMPHSVIDRRMRPSIDCAKEGETVTLEIVIDQHQPPPRGHNKIPYRVIAHNQTGKINLVFFHAQPLWLKKQLPEGKKVIVSGKVEWFNGLLSMAHPDHIAPSEQSNQIPLIEPVYPSTAGLAAKTLRRAIQHALDFIPLLPEWIDENVKKQQNFSSFSVALRRIHAPINPGDLSLESTARKRLAYDELLACQLALGLVRLKTKSLVGASRPSTGIYTKKLLNVLPFQLTTGQIKAVEDIANDLASPEPMLRLLQGDVGAGKTVVALMAMAQIAENSGQSALMAPTEVLARQHFATIAPLAEKIGLQTTLLTGREKGKLRTNILNDILSGQVSIVIGTHALIQDSVTYNNLALTIIDEQHRFGVHQRIALTEKGDKPDMLVMTATPIPRTLVLTAFGDMDVSKITEKPIGRQPITTAMLSLKRIHELIERIAIALDKGEKLYWICPLVEESKALDLTSIENRFAFLHERFGTHVGMIHGKMSTAEKETAMASFKCGNTRILVATTVIEVGVDIPDASIIIIEHAEHFGLSQLHQLRGRVGRGDKKSSCILLYKEPLTKTAATRLNIIRNTEDGFEIAEEDWRLRGEGELLGTKQSGVPEFHIANLAVHSDLLSIARKDARLFLQRDPYLSSEQGQALRLLLYLFRHDDAARLLRAG; encoded by the coding sequence ATGCCTCCAAGTCTTCTTACCCCTCTTTTTAATTCTATTCGAACCCTTTCTGGTATTACGCCTAAAGTCTATGGCTTACTGACAAAACTTTTAAATGTTAATCCTACACAACGTGAAGCAACCCTTATTGATCTTCTTCAATTAATGCCCCATTCCGTTATAGACCGTAGAATGCGCCCCAGCATTGATTGTGCAAAGGAAGGAGAGACTGTTACGCTCGAAATTGTTATTGATCAACACCAACCTCCCCCCCGTGGTCATAACAAAATCCCCTATCGTGTTATTGCTCATAATCAAACAGGAAAAATAAATTTAGTCTTTTTTCATGCGCAACCTCTTTGGCTCAAAAAACAACTCCCCGAAGGAAAAAAAGTCATTGTATCAGGAAAAGTTGAATGGTTTAATGGGCTACTTTCAATGGCACATCCCGACCATATTGCCCCAAGCGAACAATCAAATCAGATTCCTCTCATTGAACCTGTTTATCCCTCTACCGCCGGACTAGCTGCAAAGACATTAAGACGCGCCATACAACACGCTCTTGATTTTATTCCTCTCCTCCCAGAATGGATAGATGAAAATGTTAAAAAGCAGCAAAATTTTTCTTCCTTTTCTGTTGCTTTACGCCGTATCCATGCTCCCATTAATCCCGGTGATCTATCCTTAGAAAGTACAGCACGCAAACGTCTTGCCTATGATGAACTGCTCGCTTGTCAATTGGCGTTAGGCCTTGTGCGTTTGAAAACCAAATCTCTTGTTGGGGCTTCTCGACCATCAACAGGAATTTATACGAAAAAATTACTCAATGTTCTCCCCTTTCAACTCACAACAGGACAAATAAAAGCCGTAGAAGATATCGCCAATGATCTTGCTTCACCAGAACCGATGCTAAGACTGCTCCAGGGCGATGTAGGCGCAGGAAAAACAGTCGTGGCACTAATGGCAATGGCACAAATTGCTGAAAATTCAGGTCAATCAGCTTTAATGGCCCCCACAGAAGTGCTTGCTCGGCAACATTTTGCCACTATTGCCCCTCTTGCCGAAAAGATAGGCTTACAAACAACGCTTTTAACAGGACGAGAAAAAGGAAAGTTGCGGACAAATATCTTGAATGATATTTTATCAGGTCAAGTTTCTATTGTCATCGGGACCCATGCTCTTATACAAGACAGCGTTACGTATAACAATCTTGCCTTAACCATTATCGATGAACAACACCGTTTTGGTGTGCATCAACGTATTGCCCTTACAGAAAAAGGCGATAAACCGGATATGCTGGTTATGACTGCTACCCCTATTCCCCGCACACTTGTCTTAACAGCTTTTGGTGACATGGATGTCTCTAAAATTACAGAAAAACCAATAGGACGACAACCTATTACAACAGCAATGCTTTCTTTAAAACGTATCCATGAGCTTATAGAGCGAATCGCAATTGCACTAGACAAAGGAGAAAAACTCTATTGGATTTGTCCTTTAGTAGAGGAATCAAAAGCTCTTGATCTCACTTCAATTGAAAATCGCTTTGCGTTTCTCCATGAGCGCTTTGGAACACATGTTGGGATGATCCATGGCAAAATGTCTACAGCAGAAAAAGAAACCGCTATGGCATCTTTTAAATGCGGAAATACGCGTATTTTAGTTGCAACCACCGTCATTGAAGTGGGCGTGGATATTCCAGACGCTTCGATTATTATCATCGAACACGCAGAACATTTTGGCCTTTCACAATTGCACCAGTTACGTGGACGTGTAGGACGAGGCGATAAAAAATCTTCCTGCATTTTACTCTATAAAGAGCCACTCACCAAAACAGCAGCAACACGCCTGAATATTATCCGCAATACAGAAGACGGTTTTGAAATTGCTGAAGAAGACTGGCGCTTGCGAGGCGAAGGAGAACTTTTGGGCACAAAACAATCTGGGGTACCTGAATTTCATATAGCAAACCTTGCAGTTCACAGCGATCTTTTATCTATAGCAAGAAAAGATGCACGCCTATTTTTACAACGCGATCCTTATCTTTCTTCTGAGCAAGGACAAGCTTTACGGTTGCTTCTTTATCTTTTCCGACACGACGACGCTGCACGCCTCTTACGAGCAGGATAA